The window ATATAACTATAACCTAtttctggattaatctaaactctTTCCAGGACAGCAGCCCTACATGTTATATAGTTAGATTATGATATATTCACAGTACACCGTAAAAGCCATTATTATATCAATTTAAAATTCTTCACTGGTGTGTGCTCTTCAAACTCATGCTCTTTTGCACATACTGTAATGAGTCCAATGCCATGCACTTAGGACTAAGCAATTAAGAAGTCCATTCTAGATGTAAATTTAGCAATAAAGTACCCTTCACACTAGCATGCATTATATGTGGAGTTTTTAACATTACAACAGAGCCAGATATTTTATCCTAagtttattattacagaaattATGCTAAGAATGATCCAAAAACATAaatactttacttttttattaggaattatataaattaatttactGTACATAAAAAGGTCACCAGTATTAtggaacaaaacattaacagactGTATATACTGATTAATTCAAACCTTTCTGACACGCCTTTTTGAAAAAGATTCCACAGGAAATACGTCCAGAGCCTCATGAAATTGACATTCTGAAATTGACAAAAGTAACATTTGGTTAGAAATTAATTGCTCAATTAGTAAATAAAGTGAATGGAGAATGTCTAAAAgttcaaatgtaaaataatctttaaacattaaaaaacatttaaatctaaataacaaatataaacatcAATAGTATAAGAACTTTCCAAATGGATTACATGCaacagttaaagggatagttcacccatttcatcatttactcaccctcaaaatatcttcctttgtgttcagcagaacaacgaattttatacaggtttgtaacaacatgagggtgagtaaatgatgacagaatttttgggtgaactatcccttaagcAGTGCTAAGGAGCTAAACCACTGGTCTCAAACTCAGTACCTGGAGGGCCACAGCTCTACAGTTTTGCTCCAACTCTCATCAAACATACCTGATGCAATTAATCAAAGTCTTTTTCTTAATTGTTACCACTAACTATATTGTATAACATTAAATACCTGTGTCCATCTTTTTTCTCCGCTTTCTTTTTGCAACCATGTTGACAGCTGATTTGCTGTaaagaaagtaaaaagtttttaGCATTAGTTCAAGTGTATGTCAAAGAACAGTTTTCACTGAGCCCAAGTTCAAATTTTTATTCTAATGGTTTTACCCAAAGTCCCTTTATGACAAGTCATGTCACTTTGATCATCAGTTCGGTCATTTCTAAAATGCCTCTCGGGCATGCAAGTGCAGCTCCTATCTCTTTAAATGGGAAAACTTTCAAATTTCATATTTGAAATCACTTATAAATCCGACAACAACTTTATAGTTTTATAACCTTTGTTTCTCGTGTTTAAAGGGAGTTAAAAATGCTTACTTTTCATTCTAGACAGTATACTACGcaaggggttttcaaacctgtcctagAGGACCACTaatactgcacattttgtatgtctcccgtttgtgacacacctcattcagaTACATTACACACCCAGTTCAGGTGTTGCAGTCTCTACTAACAAGCTGAAgatttgaatcaggtgtgtCTGATGAGGAAGACACGCAAAATGTGCAGGACTACAGTAGGTGTCATCTAGAACAGGTTTAAAAACCCCTGCACTATACTGTCTGTTTCTATAGACGCACGTATGGTGAGACAATTACGCttctggtttcagttttttaatggtctgactagttgctaaagtgaactcttgaacaaatacctctttgataataacaaatgttttggtttcctacgtaatctacgtgttgtttattttgcttgttatataaataaactactttaaaaggactttgttgttattttttcttagcggagtttaccggaagttacgtgttgaccacgaaagctgcttgtttatgttgttactgctgaaacagtctatagcAACAACAGCTTCTAACAACATCTGAAATTACATGATTACTTTTCTAATCAACAACTAGCATATTCAGAAAGCAGGATTAATTTGCCATATTGTGCATTACACTTTCATCTATTCTTAAGTAAATGGAGTGCAATGTTTTCCTATATCTATGTCTTTGCTTCACCTCTTCTTATActcaccacactgtaaaaagtgaaacatTGGATCAACCCAACAAAATTGAAGCAACCATTCACAACAAAGATTTTACATTGACCTAATGTTCAGAAACCATTCAGTTCAAACtaattttttgcatttcattCAAACTCTTTTCTGAATTTGGTGTAAATCAATATTTTAGATTggcttaaattaaaaaaaaattggttttaaACAGACTTGATCTAAATTGAGTTTTCTTCAATCTAAAATATGTATTCATTGCAAATAATATGAAAGGCTTCATAATAGCCATAAtctaaaattttaaaattctctcaatacatatacacacacattaaaatGAGTCATAGAAAcgttcttttaaatatttattaaatctttttttttaaatcattgtttttACAGACTTTTTTGGCAAAACAAACAGACAGTTCAAGTAATCAGTTCATTTCAAGTTGAATTTCATATGTAGCAGCACAAAAATACATCAACACAAGAACAAGAACAAGAACAAACACCCAATGCAAATCAAACACAAAACATAGATACCTCCACACACAGCAAAGAACAAACAACGACACTATTACGATAGTGAAGACTGGGGTGAAGGCATTTCTGCCATCCGGTGTATGTTCTTCATAGCACGGAAATCAGTCAGTCAGAGTTCAGAGCACCAGGAACAAACAGCAGCTTCCCTAAAATTCAAATCCAAACATTAATCAGTTTTAAAGTTTCAAAGTGTAAATTAATTTCCCTCACATTCATTTCCGCCTTCGCAactttaaaacatataaaatccACGTTCATATTGGCATTGAGTGCCCGGAGCAGAGCCAGTATGACAAAGTTTCTCCGAGCGGGAAACTCAGCGTATCACATATTGAGGTAATTCGTTTAACGTTAATTGTCAGCAGAGAAATGCAAAATACTCAAGCCTTAGTCATGAATACAAATGTAAACGCTATACCGCTAATGTAAAAGGTTACGTTATAGTAATTTCTAATCTGCgtgtctgtttattaaaatgataTGACGTTAACTTAAGTATTTAAATGCTGAATGAGTTTCCCCATTACATTATGCTAGGTCATGCTAGCCTGTAAACCTGGCTATAGTCTAGGTAAAACGGTGCCAGTCACCTTATAAAAACTGAACAAGTCACCTTATAAAAATTATAGTGTAGAGCTGAACGCAGACGTGTAATTATTGTTAATTCCTCCTTACCTGACAAACGTGTCCTGTTCGCGCTGTTAAGCAGATAACCGTCCATCACAACTTCTGCGTTCGGTCTCTCCCAGAACTCTCTCGCGTTTTCACCTGTGCGCATGCGCAAACCGTGCTTAATCTAATAAAGTCGTTTGATcgaatgtaaaatattaatttcattgttatgttataatattatattgtatcAATCTAAGAAAATAGTTTGATCGAATGTATCATTTGAATTTCATTGttgttataattttatattgtatCAATCTTAGAAAATAGTTTGATtgaatgtataatttaaatttcattgttgtgttataatttcatattgtatcaatctaagaaaatattttgattgaATGTATAATTTGAATTTCATTGTTatgttataattttatattgtatCAATCTAAGAAAATAGATTGAAAGACACATACAaattacaaaatgtaattttacttaacaatctaataattttaggctattggaatgaaaaaaattatatcaaatgaaaaacagcaatgttttactttttacagtgcaatctGCTTCCAATATGACTTCCTCATTTATATGTGCACCTGTTTCTATGTTATTTTCTCTTCTCTCCATTTCTCTCCTTTCCTCCATCTCAAGTGCTCTAATCTTTCTTTTCACCCTTTTTTCCTGTTCAGCGTTTTTTCTCTCAATCCCTGGTTCTCTCTCCCCACTCTGTTGTTCTTCAATCTGCTCTTCCTCCTCCAATATTTCCACATCTACTTTGTTCTCAAACAGAATGTCCTCTTCATCCTCTACAGTCCCTTTCAAGTCCTGACTTTCTGCCTCATCGCCCGTGACCTCTTGGTTTTTTGGTTCTCCCTCTTGAGTATCTGATTCTCCCTTCCCACTTTCTATCTGTTGTTCTTCCATCTGCTCTTCATCCTCCAATATTTCCACTTCTATATTGTTCTTCAATATAATGTCCTCTTCATCCTCTATGGTCTTGTTCAAGTCCTGACCTTCTGCCTTATCACCTTCTGTGACCTCAAGCTCTTTTTCTGGactaaaaccttaaaaaaacatttttgaaaaaagcagcaTTAAATTCATATTacagggttagttcaccccaaaattatagttttatcataaatcctttaCCCTGTCGTTCTAAACCACCAAGTCCTTCGATTgtcttcaaaacacatttttagatatttttgatgaaaactggGAGGCTTGTGTCTGTATCATATGCTGCAGTTTGATTTTCACAATCAAGCCAAGAAAAGAATCAAAGGCATCGATAGAAAGGTCCATCAGTAGTTCAATAATACTATTATGAAGCAATTAGAAAACACTTTTATGTGCAAAGAAAAGCATGCTGCTGATGTGACCTGTGTACGTTGGCAACTAAGTTAGCAGGTGACGTCGTGAACGCGCACTGAACAACCAAGCAGGAGAACAAATTGTcgaatttgttttgttttcttgcaCAAACAAGAAaacttcataatattattattgaacgaCTGATGGAACAAGGACCTTTTTGGCaatgtctttcattcttttctgggCTTGATTGTGAAAATGAATCTGCAGTCTATGGGACAGTCACAAGTTTTCatcaaaatatctaaaaatgtgtttggaaGACAATCGAAGGACTTGGTTGTTTAGAACGACACAtgggtaagtgatttatgataaaattgtaagtttggggtaaactaaccctttaaaatacataaaaaaacaacaaaaaagtgcAGTTTAACAGAAATAGATACAGAGCTTACTGTATAcattaaaatattagaaaaactTTTAAGTGCCAGTGCTTGCCAATAGGTTTTACCCTGTAAAATATGCTCAAATAGTATGAGCATTTTTTCAATCACTCCATGGCCCTCAGGTGGGAACTCAAATGGGCATTGGACCTCTGCTGTCCATTTTTGGGCCTTGGATGATTTTCCCAGTAAAAGAACTGGAAGGTAACCAAGGGCTTTAAGCTTTTCCATCTAAAATATAAGAATGTCAAACAGTAAACATGTTATTAAATGGTTCATATTAATTGTGAAAGTAACCGCTAAAAAATCTGCTAAGCCCCATGTCACTTTACGCCAACATGCTTTTTCTTGGTTAAACACAAAAACAGAGACATTTATAAATGtccagacttttattttccataCAACCTTCAacaatatttacaaataaaaccTGAATTCTTGTCAACCATACATCCATAAATACAAGCAGACTTATTTCAAAATAGATAAATCAAAACTGTATATTTTGTTTTGACTTAAAGCGCATGTGCAGTAGTTTCTACTTTCTATAGCAACTACAGCTCTCAATTGCAGCTGCAATGATATATGATTTTACCAACTGCTAGTGATCTCTGCCCATTTAAATCTGGCACATCAATGGCAATAATATGAATTGGTTTTATCTGTACATGTATGGAAAACATCTTTATAGGAACACGCCCATATTTTGGGATTTTAGCTTTTTCACCGTattccccagagttagataagtgcatacatacctttttcatccCCGTGCgtcctgtaactctgtctgacgcatcCACCGCTAgtttagcttagcacaaagactggaagtaaatggctccagctagcatactgctcccaataagtgacaaaataacacgaacattttcctataaatatgttgtgatttgtatagtcacactgtgtccaaataacaaggtcatatgagacacggccatcttttaaaggtgcagtgtgtaatttttaggagAATCTCTTgagagaaatgcaaaataatatacaaaactatattatcagtggtttataaagacctttaataataaactgtattgtttttgttaccttagaataagacgtttttacctacatacactgagggtccccttacatggaagtcgccattttatGCCACCATGtgtctacagaagctcttaatgggcaaacttttttactaagttgttttaaatgatgacatgtttgtcctttggCAGCTACcgtacagtagcttctctatgcgtttcaaagcaaggggtgagctgtgaattGAGCtcttggttgcaatttgcaaccttaccgctagatgccgctaaaatttacacactgcacctttaacagtatacatacagggaactatattctcagaaggcgaaggaCTGCTACGAGGGCggcagcacccgagaagccctctggtgaggagcagagagttcggtcaaaGTTGTctctccgcccaagtagcagtgcttcatcttctgagaatatagttcccagtatgtatactgttaaaagatggctgtgtatcatatcaccttgttatttgtacacagtgtgactatacaaatcacaacatatttataggaaaatgtttgcattattttgtcacttattggggccagtatgctagctggagccatttacttccagtctttttgctaagctaagctagcggtggctgcgtcagacagagttacaggacGCACGGAGAggaaaaaggtatgtatggacttatctaactctggggaatacggtgaataagctaaaatccAAAATATGGCGTGTGCCTTTAAATAATATAGCCACTTGTACGGTAGCTGCCAAAGGACAAAAAATCTGGGCTATTGAAATTGATTGGGTTTCTTTTAGATATTTAAGAAACAAATGTACTACACACATACGCAAAGTTAAGTCACAGTTTTATCTTGATGAgacaacaaaaaatttaaaaaatccagctaaattTTGGAAAACTATAAATTCATTAAAAACGgtacaaaactcttcattttcaGCACTTCCTAAAATTGTAAATGTTAATAACGTACAGATCACAGATAAAACAGATATAGTTGATCTTTTTAATAATCACTTTGCCACTGCTGGTCTCCATTTTAAATCAGAGCCAGAATCTCTTTCATCTCCAGGGTTTTTTCACCCCAATTTTGGGGGTTCGAACCTTTTTACTTTTGAACCTATTTCAAGGGATAAGGTTTTATTTGCTTTACAAAATATAGATTGTAAAAAATCAGCTGGTCCTGATGGGATTGCCCCTTTCCTTTTGAAACTTGTAGCTCATATTATTGTTGATCCaataacttatatttttaatttatcttTAGAACAAAACAGTATACCTCGATCTTGGAAGACAGCGCAAGTAAtcccactttttaaaaatggggATCCAACAAATATGGACAATTATCGTCCTATTTCAAAACTTTCCTTATTGGCAAAAATCTTTGAGTCATTGGTTAGTGATCaattaaagcattttttaacagtaaataataTTCTCATTTCATCTCAGTCAGGTTTCAGGAAAGGGCATAGTACCATCACAGCAGCCATAAAGGTAGTTGATGATATTATTAGTGCTATTGATTGTAAAAAGTCTTGTGCAGCCTTATTCATTGATCTCTCAAAAGCTTTTGACACGGTTAATCATGCCAtcttgttaaaatgtttatctAAAATTGGAATGTCTGATAATGTTGTTAAATGgtttaataattatttgaaTAGTAGATATCAATATGTTAATTGTGAAGGTATTATGTCTGGGGAGGCAAAACTAAGTGTTGGAGTTCCGCAAGGTTCCATATTAGGACCTTTGTTGTTTACAATCTACATAAATGGTATTTGTACAAATATAAATGCAGCTGTACATCTCTATGCGGATGATACTATCATATACAGTTTTGCTAAAACTCCATATGAGGCATTAAAGAAACTGCAGGATTCCTTTATAACTCTACaaaataatttacttaaattaaaattaGTACTTAATTCCAAAAAGACAAAAtttatgttgtttactcacTCCAGCAATGTACAGGATTTGCCACATATTATTACGCAAGAGGGTCAGAAAATTGAAAGAGTGTCATGTTATAATTACTTGGGTTTTTTATTGGATGATAAGCTTACATTTAAACCCCATGTAGATAACTTGGTAAAAAGATTGAGAGTTAAATTAGGTTTTTATTATAGGAATAAGGCTTGTTTTAATTTGAAAGTAAGAAAGGAACTCGTTGCTTCTACCTTTTTATCTGTCATAGACTATGGGGATATTTTGTACATGCATGCAACAAAGTCTGTTTTATGTTCACTGGATTCTATTTATCATTCTGCGTTACGTTTTGTTACTAAAGCAGATTATTTTACACATCATTGTAAGCTGTATAGTTTATCAGGTTGGCCTCCGCTTTCAATTCGTAGACAGCATCATtggtttacttttatttataagGGAATAATTGGACTGTTGCCTTCTTATTTATCAGTCTTTTCTTTAGTAGAAAACAACAGATATAACCTTAGATCAAAAAGCAGTATTCTTTTTAATATACCTGTTGTTAAAACTGAATTTGGCAAAATTGCTTTCCGTTATAATGCTCCCTCAACCTGGAATGCTTTGCAGAAACAGATGAAACTAGGCACTATTATATCACTTAAGGATTTTAAATCATATATTTGTGAAACCTTCAGCTATATTTGTGAATGTATATAGATTGTTGTTTTTGTCTGTTATTATGTCATGATTGttattatgtcattttaaattttctggTATTAACTCTTGTTTTGTTAGATGTTGTGTTATGTCCTACTGGGatgttattagattttaagtGCTGCCTTTCTTGGCCAGGGATCATTTGAAAAAGAGACTATAGTCTCAATATGATTtctcctggttaaataaagtttacttgTATAAATGATTTTGGTTAACAACAAAGTGTGAGGTACTAAAATTAGGGTGTTGAAATTTACTTACCATGACAGCTAAATTGTCAAGGACTTTGGACTGATTCCGAGACTTAATAGTTGTTTTTGCCCACTGACTGGCTTGGGCTCGAAACTTTGCCAACCGCATGGATTGTCTGTTTTTAAAATCAAGCAGTTTTCCACACTACAGAAAGAGAAACAGAAATACATTGTGTATCAAAAGAAGCAATACAATGTAAAGAAAATGTGTGAATTACACACATTCACCTTGACACAGCGCCGGTTTCTGCAATTCATTTTGTTCTGGCAGTGGGGACATTGCCGAATAGTTGAACCTGGCATTTTGACTACAAGAAAAAGAACACAAAATGACTAAACTTGATATCATAACAGAAAAACTTACAAGCCACTTAAAACTACTTTGTTATCATCAAGACGATTTAAAGGTTGGCCAGTATAAACACAGTTTTAGTACGTGATGATGATTGTGTCAATAAAAATCCAAACATCTGTGATCTACACGTAATGCCTTGCACGGACATAAGTGGGATTAATTAAAACGTAATCAAACATATGATGTATCAATAAAAAGTAATCCTTACGCACAGCTGACCTTTAAACAAATTTTTACccaaacagatttttttaaaaatatatttttttaagactAAATCGCCTGACAACTGTAAGCATACTTGCGCATGCTCACTTCAGCCAATAACGTGTGATGCAAACAACATTAACGCACAAGGGCGGACGTTATTAGTATTGCATTTACAATAATTTGTATGAACAAGAACTAATTTTGCGAAATACTTAACATTACTTTTGTATCCTATCCTGATAATATGATTAGATTGGCAGCTTCTTCATCCACGCACGTGCTCTCCAGGTTGTACTGAACTACCGTGGCGTGTACCGTCCAATAAGGGGGCGGGACAATGATAAGGACGCgaaagatgttttaacatttgATTGGTTTCCAAGCGGGAGTGGGCGGTTCCTGAAGCAGCGAAGTACTAAAatgatgtatttattattattatttaataaagtttatacTTTAAATATTCCAAAAGCAATCACAACAGTGAAGCAGCACGgagatatttaaatatttttattaatatattatatagaaCACAAGCCAAAAAGCAgtaaacaaattaaacaaacCAGACAGCTTTCATATTTAACTACAAGCAGCACAGCTGTTTAAACTTTGAATTAATAAACCGCCTGGAAGCTTTTGTTTCCGCGTCTGAAACGGATTGTTTAGAATTAAACTGTAAAAACAATCGTCCGATACAGCTCAGTGTATAATGTTAGATGTTTCAAGATTCGTCACAGTATGTAATGTACAACAGCTAGTTGTAATAAAAGGGATCTAAACGTAGCATATTCTGTTTCGGCATAATCGTGAATCTTTGTAAGATTGAATGGGCGGgacaatgatgatgatgacgttGTGAACAATTTACAGTTCTGCGTGCAATTTATACGCATTCTACATCAATGGAAGTTAACGGGAGGGGTTTTGCGTACAATATGCACGCAAAATGTGACTTTGGCGTGTAAATACTACGCCAAACGAAAATGCAAACTCGTTGTATAGATACGCAGAAGCAGGAGACTGGGTTGGCTACACCCTCAAGTCGGACTGGTCACCATCACTGATTTACTAATAGAAACAACACTCCAGAGAAATTTTAGGGTCTCCAATTATCCTAttgtattcattttctttgggTTAAGTTTAGTATGTCTAACGTTTAGGTTTTAATACagaaaacacagcaaataataaaaataactttatttacaaagCATTTTCCCGTGCTGACAAGCATTTAATCAAAGACCAAAAGCATTCACACATACTATAcgtaaatatatgtatttatagtaTACATAACTTAAAAGTTAATCATCTTTGAACTGTCTAGTGTTAATACCCTACTATTATCTAGAGCAAAGTTATGCAGCAGTGTAATGAAAAACTTGTATTAATTATAACAACTATGCCATAAATAATacaacacaactgtatataCTAACTAATTAacaagtttttattatttacccTGTATTAAACtatcatatatttttaaggcataaataaataaagcagttTTACATCTCATTTTCAAAACAGGGAAAAGTAAACAACGCTTTAGTAAACAATTTTGCaggtacatatatgaaacagtTTAATGGCATTGTAAAACATTTCCTTTCATTGAAAAGGTAACAACAGTATTAACTCATGcatcaaatatgggtaggctATTGATCAGTCATTTTTGGAAAGTATTTCATCTAATGACATACAGTTAGTTTACTCCAAAACAGGGGCGTTGCACAAGACCtcgggccctatgcataggcTGTTCTGATGGGCCCCCATGCCCCACCCCATAACATATTTCAGACATTTCAAGGGCCCTCTCTTCctttggggccctggtaatcagtactggttttacccccagtccgaCACCCCTGCTCCAAAAGTATCCACAATCACTTTGAAAAAAACTTGATACAGTATAAAACTATATAACAATAATAGTAACATATGTAACACAGGCAAAATAGATTTGCACATTTTTCTACAGTAAATGTCATTATGTTGACAAGATGATATGGGCACAGTTTGGTGAAGTAACCACTGCAAGAGGATTGTGGCATTTGCAAGTTGTAGCAACACAGTTGACTGTAGGAGTAGTCTGTGAAACATCGGAGGTGGAGGGGAAACCTAATAGCTAACCTGCTGCTTGTAAACGGAGATATGGATTATCATACAAACACTTATTTAACAGTAGTTTTCCATCAATCTATGAGGCTA is drawn from Misgurnus anguillicaudatus chromosome 6, ASM2758022v2, whole genome shotgun sequence and contains these coding sequences:
- the LOC141364400 gene encoding uncharacterized protein codes for the protein MPGSTIRQCPHCQNKMNCRNRRCVKCGKLLDFKNRQSMRLAKFRAQASQWAKTTIKSRNQSKVLDNLAVMMEKLKALGYLPVLLLGKSSKAQKWTAEVQCPFEFPPEGHGVIEKMLILFEHILQGFSPEKELEVTEGDKAEGQDLNKTIEDEEDIILKNNIEVEILEDEEQMEEQQIESGKGESDTQEGEPKNQEVTGDEAESQDLKGTVEDEEDILFENKVDVEILEEEEQIEEQQSGEREPGIERKNAEQEKRVKRKIRALEMEERREMERRENNIETGAHINEEVILEADCTVKSKTLLFFI